DNA from Aphis gossypii isolate Hap1 chromosome 3, ASM2018417v2, whole genome shotgun sequence:
atattttgtatttttaatattttgttcctatgttctattaaataattatatgataaaattatttaaaaatattattatttattattaaaaatatattatatgattgtaaatccattgtataattaacaatcaactacagtttataaaatatttcataatataagattacaaTGATAGCACTTTTTTTCCATGGGCTTTTTTccggtgtgtgtttttttaatttgggttttttttccgtgggttttattttttgggctTTTTTCCGTGGGTTTTTTTTCCGTGGTCATTTTTTCCGCCTCCCAAAAAAGTTAGGTATGGGTGTGTAGGTAATAGATTTAGAAATATAAGATATccccctaaaaaaaaaatttgatgattaagacatacctaatattattaaatttattaaataaaacaatatttacttgttaaattttgtagaaaatacaaaatatacaaataaaccaTATGTAAAGATATTATCTTAGtgatacaaacaatatatgtttcatgtaaaatatttaaataattttatatttatatcaatagtaTAAAGAGACACCctttgtagtaataataattttaatactacacattaggaattttaaaactttatactaTCATTTTTAGCAATAgacataaaactaataatgaaaGTGTAGGTTCAATAGCCAATAGgactgtttaataatatattaaggtgaataaacaaaaataatagtcattataaaattaaattcttaacatacagtcatttttattacttacatttttgttgtttaaaaaacaaaaatttaatcatataaatatagtttagaaTCTAATCTAAGTATACTAAATCTATAATGTATTACTGAGTCCTGGTATAGAATCGTAATTTTTCTGTAGGTCTGAATTACTGAAGTCCATTCCTGGGAACTAaaacataattcaataatccaataaattaataaatcactaATTTACactttagtttataaaaatattattattcaataatcaatatacaaAACCATAATTAGAAAATCAAATCACTATAGtacataatagtttattaaactagtatactaaattaaaaccgAGTAAGCAATCAATGTTGACTTTTAAAGtgaatgaatttattcaaacaaattttaatttaatatagcttaagtaaaaataattaaaaatattcaatttaggTATTGAtaggtattgtaataattagtaaaattaatgaaaaattgtattatttaatagtttaataggtatagacggtataatataagtaggaaatattaaaataaatagttttagtcatcataatcattatacattttactaataggtattataaaagcTATCTTCAGTGGTAAACTTTTGCGTATGAGCATACCATTATGatcaaatgataaaaacaattaatcactaaaattatttcttatatttgaataaagtatagtactattaataaattcaatgtagtaataataaaatattccattcatatttgttatttaaatattgattttattttattattaattaataattaaaaattgaatatatcttttagaaataatactgttaactttttacgaatttaaaaatattcttgatagataaaaatatagggtatcatgaatatatttttttaatattaaagttatattctatattgatatttccattttaaaactttaaaaaattcatactattattaaatgcaaCTGGTTAATTCGGGTACACATCCATGCAAAGTAAATACTATACAAGTTatagtaattgatttaaaagaattctgattacctattttttcaataataattaagaatattcaaaattaagaattacaaaatctgaaaagaaaatacaaaatcttataaatttgatttattatttatattatttaataataataataatataaaatattaggattaagaataatgaatttaattgatttcttTTTGACTcagttattatgtttttaagatattgtcctttataataataattatgtgcgtaatttaaaatctaacagccacaaatgataattaatatattttaataataaagaaatataatattaaataaaacaaataattatttatacaattattgtgataaatgcctaaatttgaataaattcaaattactcAAATTCCTTCAAAACATAGAACTAATgagtataaattgaattaatttgtaGTTTAAAGGTTTTGTCTccgcataaaattaaataaatatattgattacatGACtacttttacatatttaacaaGTATCTAAGAATTAAGaagtgatgtatattataatttgttttttaatgtatggcaatattatattgggtatgaagattttattttttttctaattattttaaatgtttgataattttatataccttaatttgtagtttttctagatccattttttttgacatttcaATATATGTTATAGGATCTGCTTTAAATGAGCCATCCTTCATTATAGCTTCCCAAACAGTTTCTTTCTCTGAAAAATCTGCTTTTgataatacaatgtttaacAAAGTACCATTGTCCTCTAACGTCCATAAAGTATCATCACCACGgacttttctaaataaattgcCCTAAAAGTCAGACAGGaaagaatataatacgatGTTATGAAAAACAGAGAATCAATAGTTGCAAACTAACAGAAAATAAAGTTTTCCCTGATATTTGACAAGTAATACTTGAGTTAGTGACATTGACTTTGACATCTCTAGATTTGGTATTAGCTGGCAGTGTTACTTCAATATGTAATTCATCCACAGTTTGCCACCATCTACCCCATTCTGTACGACATGGTACAATACCacttttttcatcaaaatggCTAACagccatatttataaaaatctctGCAGGTATAACAATACCTATTGATGTTCcagtacttattagttatttaattagctATTGATGGctgtaactataatttttaataaatacaattaatagttaaagtaaaatgtaaattatttaaatgtatttactatttaccatacatttaagattatttaaatccaatttacaatttgttataaattaaaatacactaaTGACCACTGAATATAGTAATTCTTATAGtaaatcaaattcaaatatttggaTAATCGAATTTTCTACTTTTCACGAAacaaataatctatttatatatctatttagtagtatttacttttttatgcaaataatcGTGAGAGGTGAAACgtgaattttgattattattatcattatattcagTGCTTTCACtatcactataaaatattatattatcaatattaacctataattgattttcccgccaatttattttcattgaacaatactattactatagtattttgatagtttcaagttagattatattttataaaatcgctgacttgaaaacaataacaatccCTAAAGATCTAGGGCCTAGGAATCAGGGCACTGATTGCTACTTATTGAGCACTAAATTCTTATATTTGGATAATGTATGTAGTTTAAACGTAGAAGCagacataatacaatatatttagaagaattaattttctaataaaagatttttcatttaaaaactgaatgtaagtacctacttctATAGTTACTCTACCTACCTATGCTGATTTACCAATGTATAcactttgttaaattatatattttccaaagTAATTtggtagatattttattttttttaaataagaatgaattatatatttatgttcatGATTAATGTATGATTATTTCTTTGAAGGATAATATGTCAGTATCATGTACCTAttcctaaatatatatttaaaattattagtatattaatataatataagaaaatgttatattactataaacatttgatacataggtataggaccatataaaacttaatttgtaAAAGATACAATGAGATTTAAATTtggcataatatacaatttgtgtatgtattggtctcattatcattatagtcttttaaatgttattaaaatcaatttctattataggaaaatttttaattattatggttatactaaataagatatttagacattttaccctagtatattatttcatgttttaattggtatgtaaaaattatttacacttgTATTATTTCAGTTGCTGATTtttcactattattaatatctaaatggatcttaataattttcttaaatgttGCCACGAAAGAGTAAATTTACATCCAGATTTTGTTCTGAATCAATGTGATCCTAATACTATCTCTTATATCCGTCCATTTTGTCCAAGTGGTGTTGAAAACCCCATAGTTGGCTACATtcatgtaagtataattatttaaatacctactaaatataattttaaattaataaatcttggtttttttagaaaaaacatGCCCAAAAAGTTGTGAACTCTATTGTCAAAACTTTTTCAAGTTCTGATGAAGATGAAGATGATGAATTTGGTACTTAAGATTAATTTTCAGTTATACAGATAATTTAAGTtgtgttaatttgttattatttgttgttagaATTGACTGGAAATCCATTAGAATGTCCTTTTAGTCCGATAAAAGCTCAAAAAGTTCAAGTAGAGATAAACAAACTGGAAGACAGTCATATTCCTTTAAATTTGCTTCAAGCAAGGTAAACTAATTGAATCAAacctaattgtataaatattattcatttattttgtaaattgattaaaaaaattgaacattttctcATTAATGTTAACTGTTTTTcagttgtaataattaattgttatcattgttgtttttaaattttataattttataacttaaccGGCATAAAAACACTTTTGTGGTACCAAGGTGTGCAATATAAGATTTTGAGTATCTAACTTCCATCAGTATtgagttgatatttttaatttttatattttaggcaattagtatacttaaaattaaaagatgaacagtttttaagtataccattatttatattatgtgatggattgaaaaacaatacaattttattgggCGGTGATGTTTATAAAGGATGGCATTCACGTTACTGGGGCGAGTATAAAGGACGTAA
Protein-coding regions in this window:
- the LOC114122464 gene encoding nudC domain-containing protein 2-like isoform X1, with the protein product MAVSHFDEKSGIVPCRTEWGRWWQTVDELHIEVTLPANTKSRDVKVNVTNSSITCQISGKTLFSGNLFRKVRGDDTLWTLEDNGTLLNIVLSKADFSEKETVWEAIMKDGSFKADPITYIEMSKKMDLEKLQIKFPGMDFSNSDLQKNYDSIPGLSNTL
- the LOC114122464 gene encoding nudC domain-containing protein 2-like isoform X2, translating into MAVSHFDEKSGIVPCRTEWGRWWQTVDELHIEVTLPANTKSRDVKVNVTNSSITCQISGKTLFSGNLFRKVRGDDTLWTLEDNGTLLNIVLSKADFSEKETVWEAIMKDGSFKADPITYIEMSKKMDLEKLQIKIL